GTTGGCAAGAATTAGAAGAAAAATGTTTACACTTTTGTACTTTGCAGTCTATAATCAAAGGATAAGACTGCCATGAATTAGTTCTCATGGTTCTCGTTTGTTGATCCAGACTTCACTTAGGTTAGTTTTCCAGACGTAGACTAAGTAAAAAGCTGGGTTTGCTAATTTTTAGATTTTCTAAGCTCTCAAATTGTTGTCAAGACAGTTTGGGAGTTTTGATTTATACCTGTAATCAAGGGTTATCATTCTTCAAAGAGCTATAAAGCATGATTGAAAAATTGACTACTGATTACAATCATACTATATCAAAGAAAACCAATTTCAGGAAAATTTATTTTTACTATTAAAATTTCTTAATCTGTATTGTACGTGTCTAAAAGCTTATGTACATGAGAGTTTTTACTATCCTTTGGTGATGTCTGCGGCGATCGCTTATTTGTTGGGATGATAGGAGAGCGATCGCATATTTGTTGGGATGATAGGCGATTCCTCATGACAGCTTCGCTATATTTACCCCTAGATAATAGATTTTGTATAATTGTAGGTGTTATTAATAATGAATGAAATTACTATTGTATTAATTGAGGATCATGATTTAACCCGGATGGCACTCAAAACTGAATTGCAATCACACACTGGGTTTAAGGTGATTGGTGAAACGGGTAATGCAACTCAGGGACTAAAACTTTTGGAAACACTGAAACCAAATGTGGCTGTGATAGATATTAATTTACCAGATATAAACGGGATTGAACTGATCCGTAAATTTAAGCGTTATCAGGCAGAAACAGGACAATCACAGGTAAGAATATTGATTTTGACGATAAATAATAGTGAAGATGTAGTTTTAGCTGCGTTTGCGACTGGTGCTGATTCTTATTGTATGAAGGAAACAAGTATTAATAAATTTACTGAAGCTGTACAAGCAACTGCTAATGGTAACTCTTGGATTGATCCAGCGATCGCTAGTATAGTATTACGAAAAATGCGCCAAGGTGTCCCCGGTGATCATCAATTGGAAATAGAATATGAACAAGTTTTAGAAACTTACCCCCTCACCATACGGGAACAGGAAATTTTAGGCTTGATTGTAGCTGGTTGCAGTAATTCACAAATTGCGGAGAAATTATATATTACCGTAGGTACAGTCAAAACTCATGTTCGCAATATTTTAAATAAGTTATCCGCTGATGACCGTACCTAAGTTGCTGTGAGGGCTTTATGTTCGGATTTAGTGATGTAGTTAAATAATACCAATAGCTTAATTTCAAATAGCGATCGCTTATCTGTTGGATGATGAGAGAGCGATCGCTACAGGGTTTACTCTCAATGTTTCTATTACATTATTAGCAAGGGGTACAGGTTTAGTGTCGGGGTTTTAATAATCAGTAAACCAAAAAGTTTTTCCCAAAGAGTGATTTTTACGGAGTGCTGACGCTATTGCTACAGACGCAGCAGGCATCACTAACAAAATACGACAGATACTCATGTACTATAGAATACCAAATATATAAGAAATAGTTATCATAATTTGCACTGGATCAAAATATGAAATGATGAAAGTAGTGTGTAGCATATTGGCTGAAAAAATTGACTGTTTCATCTCTAACAAAAGCCACGCGGGGCGAGTCTACAGAAGAACTCGTTTTAACCGACTCAGAAACTCTTGATGAGGTTATTCAGTGTTTAGTAGAAAATTTTTCGATTGAAACGCAAGGAGCCTGTGACCAACAAACTTTATTCGAGATTCTGGTTAAAGCAGCCAGCACTGGAGACAGTATTGAAAACACAGCTAAATTGTTAAAAAATATTCCGACAGCTAATGATATTAGATATCATCTCAATAAAATTAACAATTTTGAGGAATTAGAAGCGCAAATAAATCAAGCATTAAAAAGTCGAATTCCTTTAGGATTAAAAAAAGGGTGTTTGAAAATAGCGATTGATTTAAATTTAATTTGTTATTATGGTCAACCAACATCGTCAGAATTACCCTACATATATCGAAGTGAAGCTAAATCTGGTACTAATTCATTTTATGCCTATGCCACTTTATATGTTATTAGTAATAATAAGCGTGTAACTCTAGCAATAAGAGGTGTTCGCCAATTAGATACTAGTGTGGCTTTAATTACTTATTTATTAGCAGAACTTGAATCCCTAAAAATAAATGTAAAAAAACTCTATTTGGATAGGGGATTTTTTAATACTCCTGTAATTAGATGGTTACAGGCATTAGATATTCCCTTTCTTATGCCTGCTATCAAGACTGGAAAAAAAGGAGGAATCAAACAATTCCTCAAGGGTAAAAAAAGTTATAAAACTACCTATACTATTACAAGAGACAAAGATGATTTTGTCACATTTGATTTATGGATCGTCTGTAAATATAGAAAGGGAAAGCATAAAAAGCATGGGGTTCAATACTTTGTTTATGTTGCTTATAAGGTCAAAACAAATTTAAATTATATCTATCAAGATTATCGAAAAAGATTTGGCATTGAAACCAGTTATCGTCTGAAAAATATTTGTCGAATTAAGACGAATAACAAAAATCCAGTCTTGAGATTACTATTCATTGGAATATCCTTTCTTCTAATTAACATCTGGGTGAATCTACTATGGCTCAAAATCAGTCGTAAAAGGAAAGGTAGTAGATTAATTTATCGCACACTTTTTACACTCAAACAGATGTTAGCCTTTTTATCTCAAGCCCTACAGAAGAAATATCAAGTCGTTGAAAGCATTTATATTCCATCCGGTTAGCGTCAAGAAATTATTAACCAGCTAATCATAAGTAATTATTATCTATACTATGTCTGCTGATTAGAGTATCGGGAATAAAAAAGTATTTTATACTACACAGTATTTGGCGATCTCCCTTCAGGAAAAAACTT
The window above is part of the Dolichospermum sp. DET69 genome. Proteins encoded here:
- a CDS encoding response regulator transcription factor → MNEITIVLIEDHDLTRMALKTELQSHTGFKVIGETGNATQGLKLLETLKPNVAVIDINLPDINGIELIRKFKRYQAETGQSQVRILILTINNSEDVVLAAFATGADSYCMKETSINKFTEAVQATANGNSWIDPAIASIVLRKMRQGVPGDHQLEIEYEQVLETYPLTIREQEILGLIVAGCSNSQIAEKLYITVGTVKTHVRNILNKLSADDRT
- a CDS encoding ISH3 family transposase yields the protein MTVSSLTKATRGESTEELVLTDSETLDEVIQCLVENFSIETQGACDQQTLFEILVKAASTGDSIENTAKLLKNIPTANDIRYHLNKINNFEELEAQINQALKSRIPLGLKKGCLKIAIDLNLICYYGQPTSSELPYIYRSEAKSGTNSFYAYATLYVISNNKRVTLAIRGVRQLDTSVALITYLLAELESLKINVKKLYLDRGFFNTPVIRWLQALDIPFLMPAIKTGKKGGIKQFLKGKKSYKTTYTITRDKDDFVTFDLWIVCKYRKGKHKKHGVQYFVYVAYKVKTNLNYIYQDYRKRFGIETSYRLKNICRIKTNNKNPVLRLLFIGISFLLINIWVNLLWLKISRKRKGSRLIYRTLFTLKQMLAFLSQALQKKYQVVESIYIPSG